A region from the Candidatus Paceibacterota bacterium genome encodes:
- a CDS encoding methyltransferase domain-containing protein, which translates to KKGLLNRHYLVLNDDITDTKLEDCFEMVTCISTLEHIEKYDQAVKNMFSLVAAGGHVVLTFPYNEKRGVHNVYNAEGTSMKNLPDHTTHAYSRKDLERWCTENDAEIIEQEYWQFFTGEYWTGGEMLPYPKKVSSSEKHQISCVLLRKNRGEI; encoded by the coding sequence GAAAAAAGGCTTGCTGAACCGACACTATCTCGTACTCAACGACGACATAACTGATACAAAATTGGAAGACTGCTTCGAAATGGTGACATGCATAAGCACACTTGAGCACATCGAAAAATACGATCAGGCAGTGAAAAATATGTTCTCGTTGGTCGCGGCAGGTGGGCACGTAGTCCTCACTTTTCCATACAACGAAAAGAGGGGGGTCCACAATGTATACAATGCGGAAGGAACGTCGATGAAAAATCTTCCAGACCACACGACACATGCTTATTCGAGGAAGGATCTGGAGAGATGGTGCACCGAGAATGATGCCGAGATAATCGAACAAGAATACTGGCAGTTCTTTACCGGAGAATATTGGACAGGCGGCGAAATGCTTCCCTATCCAAAAAAAGTATCGAGCAGCGAAAAACATCAGATATCTTGCGTTCTTCTCCGAAAGAATCGTGGGGAAATATAA